CCTATGAAGTAACGGCAAGGGCTGATCTTGGGACGCTGGCGGGCCTCGATACATGGTGGGGCAGGTTTGAATTGCCAGTGAgaggtttcttttttttccccttttctttctgtATGTGCTTTTTGTCAGTGGGTTTTTCATAAAGATAACCCCTTACGGCCGGGAGCAGGGGTGGCTGTACTAAGGATGAGCATGATAAACAACGTTCCAGCCATGGAAACCTTCATCAAGTACAAGAGCGGCTACGTGGTATAACGGTCATTATTGCTGCCTTCCAAATCGTGCAACTGCACAATGCCGTTAGCAGCAGACGCGGGTTCGACTCCCGCCGTAGTCAACTACGGTACCACAAATCTGgcaatttcttttttgccttttCTCCTCTTACATGCTCCACTTGGATTCATTCTTTGCTCCttctctttatttttttcaaaCACTATCACCCGCCAAGTATTGTATATAAGCCAAGTGGGACGGATATGGGACAAACTTGTATCGATGGCCAAAGTGAAAAAGACCGGATCGTCTTCTCGATTTGTTTTGAGATAAGCAAATGGATGACTCACTACACGTATAGCCCCTTGCCATTGGTATGTCTACTGAGGGCCTTGATATAACGTTCTTGTACCTGCGTCGTGGAGAAATCTAGGACATCAAATTTCATAGCTTTTTCGACCTCGAAGGCAATTTTCTGGATAACGAATAACAAGAGCAAAAAAGTGGGAAGCATCGACCAAGGCACATGGGTTCTATCATAAAGTAGGTAGATGCCTTACGCATCAGACAGTTTCTTTCGCAACGGATGGGTGCACAATAACGTATGACACTTGTACATATTAGACTCTGACTGTATATAGTGTTATACATTTGATAGTATTCTTAAAACTTCCTCCTACCCAATGTAGGCTTCCAGTCAAGTGGGTGGGTCTCTGGCGTTGCCTCCATATCCTCCTTCCATATTTTGATAGTCTTGTCTGCCTCGCCACAAATGAGACGGCTGCCCGACTGATCAAAGGTCGATGTAAAGATACCCGACTCAGCCTGGAGCGAACCGGGCTGGGCAGTCGTGTCTAGTGACTGGAAGCGATGACCAGTCTTCCAATCCCAGAAGCTCATGGAGCCATTGTCGGCACCTGAGAAGAAAACGTTCTGGTCGTTGACTGACAGTGTGTTGATGATTGAATTGTGACCCTCAAAATTCTGCATAAAAGCACCCTCGGGGCATTTCCACTGCTTGATAGAGCCGGCGCTTCCCGAGGCAAAGGTGAACTCTGTTGGGTGCGTGGCCAGCGCGCGCACACCCTTTTTGTGGTGGGTGAGCACTCCCATGGTCTTGCCAGCGGCAAGGTCCCACATGCGCACCGTCGAGTCCAGACTGCCTGTAATGACTTGCGGATCCGCCTCCTGGCACACTAGCTCCGACACGGTTCCGGTGTGCCCGCTCAGCACGTGAATGTTGCTGCGAGTGCGCATGTCCCAAACACGGGCCACACCGTCACGTCCACCCGTCACCAGGACGTCAAGGGTTGGATGCAGAGCAAGTGTGTAGACACCACTCAGATGGCCGTGGTAGTGCCTGATGACCTTGTTCGTCTCCAAGTCCCAGCACTTGACCATCTTGTCCTCAGCGCAAGAGAAGAGGTATGGGTGCCGGGGCGAGACGGCCAAACCACGCACAGTCGAGATGTGACCAGTCAGCGTCAGCCTCAGCCGGCCGCTCGCCAGATCCCAAATCTTGATGGTGCGGTCGCCGGCACCGCTGGCGAACCACTTGTTGTCGGGCTCAACTGCGAGGGCCCGCACCCAACCCAGGTGTCCTGAGATGACACGCATCAGCTTCCATGGTCTGTGCCATTCGGGCTTGAGCTGCATGTTGAGCTCCTGTGCCCGTGCCAGCGTGAGCTGCTGCCCGATCACCGGTGGTCCCCTATCATtctgtttttgttgttgtctcTGCTCCTGTCCGCCTTGTCCTTCCGTGCCCGTGCCACGACCCTTGAGGACGAGTGCACTCGACTGCGCGGCACCAGTCCCGTTCTGTGATCTTGGATTCGCTCCCCGTGTCGGGATGCCCTCTATCAACTTGCGGGACTTCTCCTCTTCGGGTGTGTCTGCCGGTGGgcccgctgctgccgccttCCTCGCACCAGGCTTTTTCCTTCCCCCCGCAGCGGCAACTTGCCTTGCTGCCAGAGCTGGCGGCAGCTCCCTGAGGTCTGCATACTCGGAATTGAAGCGCAAGGCTAATGTGTCCCTGTCGAGGTCGCCATCGGTCGGTGTCGCCGGGTCAACAAGCTTTATGCGCTTACGGCTTGTGATGTCGGTAAAGATATCCCTTGTCTGCTTTGCGTTCTTGATGATGAGAGCCTGGAGCGCGGCGTCAGCTGGACCCTCGACAGAGTCTTGAGCCATCTTGCTGATGCCGGGCGCAAGTATGCTGCGATCTTTTGGCGAGCAATCCAATCACCACTGTATTGTATCCTGAAAATATCGGTGGAGTCTATTTGAGCGGAGGCTGATCGCGGATGGCGGGATTTAAGGTGTCTGAGGCACTGTTGGTTCGGACAATGGGATGGATTGATGAGGTTTAACGGTGGTTCGCGACGCGCGCGTTGTCGACTTGCAGCCCAGCAAGTAAATTTTGGCTTAGCTTAGCTTGCCAGGGTGTGGGTGGCTGCATACAGTATGGGGGACAGTGTGTGAACAGTCTAACAGCTACCTCACCCCTCGCCTGCCTGAAATGGAGCGTAGCTCTGCCTCATGTCATACTCATCTGGTTCGTAACTTGCCTTTGGATTAAATTCGAAAACCAGGTAGCAAGACACTCTTGATCTGGCTACTCCACGAGATCTCAGATTCTCTTCTTCTGTCCTCATCCACGCATAATACAATTACGCCAAAGCCATGGACACTGAGAACAAGTTCGCGATCCACGCAGCTTGTCGTGAGGGAAGGTGTAAGTGAGGTCACGCATGCAGGAATAGGCCAAGGCTTCTTTCATATTCCATCTGCCTTAacaacggccggctaacttAACAAGTAACACAGACGCCGCGGTTGAGTCTCTTCTCAATGTAAGCCATTACTATCACTGAAACGTATGGCTTGGCCTTGCCACTTCTCAAGGCACTGCAACTGTCAAGGCGGTTTCTCATCCCTGAATTATTGACTTGGTACAACTCCAAAATCAAGGTGGACCCCAAGCTAGCAAATAGGAAAGATGACGACGGAAGACTACCTATCCACTGGGCCGTGTCGTCAAATCAGTTCGAGATCACAAATCTTTTGGTGGCCCAGAAGAACTTTGATCCGGATGTACAGGACGACAGCGGCTGGACCCCATTAATGATCGCAGTGAGCATCAAAGACGGCGAGAAGCTGGTAGATCTCCTCCTAGGCAAGGGGGCAGATGTTAATGAGAAGAGTGAGATAACCCACCGCGCTGATGTCCCACTCTCCCATTCACTTATATACAAGGGACTTCTAAGCTATAATATCAGAACTCAAAATAGCTAACATGGATCTTTTGTACACTGAAGACAACAGTGGTCAGGTAAGAATCAGCAAGACTAAAGACAGGCCTGTTTTGTTGCTAACGTAACAACCATGCATTTCTCTGGGCAAAAAGACTGCTCTACACTTTGCTGCCTCCAAGAACAACCTCGACGTTGCCCGCAAGCTCCTCGACCAAAAACcacccgcctccgcccgggTACGCGACCGCCGAGGCCAGTATGCTCTCCACCGCGCCGCGGCCGTAGGCTCTACCCCGATGGTCAACCTGCTCATCGGCCAGGGGAAGAGCCCGCTGAATGCAACCGACTCGGATGGACAGACTGCTCTGCATCATGCCATTGCCGAGGGCCACGGTACGTGCTGGACCCATGCCGTTAAATGATGAGATTGTTAGAGGGAGGAATGTAGAATAAACAAATCTGACTGTGCCATGAACACCCAAACAGGAGATACGGCTGTGGCTCTGCTCAAGGCCGGTGCCGAAACGGACAAGAAGGACGCAGACGGTAACCTGGCCATAGATTTGGCACCTGATAGGGAAGTCCGCAAGTACATCGAGCAGGTTGCGGAACGAGAAGGTGTCGACCTTCCCAGTGGATCATCAGCTTGAGTCTACAAGGCCTAGCAATAGAGGAAAGAACGTAAACCCAAGGGATTAACCGAGAGGAAAGACTAAGAAGCGAAGCTCGATTAAATCACAATATAAATTGCCCAAACGTAAATCTAGTCGGGACAAGCAGGTAAAATTGGCCATAGCGAAGAGAAAAATGCGGCTGACAATCCCTTTTTATCCCGTAAAATCAATGTAATGCCGGTCCccggtgaaaaaaaaacccctcacTTGTGTGTCCGGTCTATCAGATCTCTGTACATAGCCTTGACGTCCTGCACGTCCGCCTTGAgctcctccacctcctcacTCTTCTCACCCAGCAGTTCGAGAGTAGTCTCGTACCGCTGATTGACGGCCGCGACCTCCGCCTCGAGCGCCGCGACGCGCTCCTTtgccgaccggccggcctcTGTCTCGCGCATCAGCGCCACGATCTCGGCGCGGGCCTCGTCGCGCTGCCTCGACATGCGGGCAAGCTCCTCGCGCGCCTTGACCTTTTCGTTCTCGAGCCGCCGCACCTGCGCGCTCATGCGCTCGACAAGCTGCACTGTCGGcccggccccggccgtgctgACAGACACCATGTCCTGCACCACCTGGtgcgtcgacgccgccgcctcggtcGGCTCGTACTCTGCCAGCTGCTCCATCGAGACGCTGAACGGCGTCGCCGGCGTCTGCAGGCCCGGCGGTACGCTCGATGCAGCTATCGATGGCCTGTGTGCTTGCTGCGGGATCCACGGGCTCGCCGATGGTCGCCGTCCGGCAGTGGATGGGCGGTAGCTGCTCTCCCCTACGCCGTCGCCGTTGCTTGACGGTGCGGATGGCTTCCGAACCTTGCCGAGCATGTTTTGAAACCCAATGACGTCTGAGCT
The Pyricularia oryzae 70-15 chromosome 1, whole genome shotgun sequence DNA segment above includes these coding regions:
- a CDS encoding pre-mRNA-splicing factor prp46; translation: MAQDSVEGPADAALQALIIKNAKQTRDIFTDITSRKRIKLVDPATPTDGDLDRDTLALRFNSEYADLRELPPALAARQVAAAGGRKKPGARKAAAAGPPADTPEEEKSRKLIEGIPTRGANPRSQNGTGAAQSSALVLKGRGTGTEGQGGQEQRQQQKQNDRGPPVIGQQLTLARAQELNMQLKPEWHRPWKLMRVISGHLGWVRALAVEPDNKWFASGAGDRTIKIWDLASGRLRLTLTGHISTVRGLAVSPRHPYLFSCAEDKMVKCWDLETNKVIRHYHGHLSGVYTLALHPTLDVLVTGGRDGVARVWDMRTRSNIHVLSGHTGTVSELVCQEADPQVITGSLDSTVRMWDLAAGKTMGVLTHHKKGVRALATHPTEFTFASGSAGSIKQWKCPEGAFMQNFEGHNSIINTLSVNDQNVFFSGADNGSMSFWDWKTGHRFQSLDTTAQPGSLQAESGIFTSTFDQSGSRLICGEADKTIKIWKEDMEATPETHPLDWKPTLGRRKF
- a CDS encoding ankyrin repeat domain-containing protein, with amino-acid sequence MDTENKFAIHAACREGRYAAVESLLNVDPKLANRKDDDGRLPIHWAVSSNQFEITNLLVAQKNFDPDVQDDSGWTPLMIAVSIKDGEKLVDLLLGKGADVNEKNNSGQTALHFAASKNNLDVARKLLDQKPPASARVRDRRGQYALHRAAAVGSTPMVNLLIGQGKSPLNATDSDGQTALHHAIAEGHGDTAVALLKAGAETDKKDADGNLAIDLAPDREVRKYIEQVAEREGVDLPSGSSA